The Isachenkonia alkalipeptolytica DNA segment CTCCGTTGAACCCACTTTTTTCGTCAGCTCCAATCTCTGACTCTTTTCCCGTGGGCACTTCGTTTCCCTGGATAAAGGACAATAAGGAATTCGGTGCATCTTCACCTAAAACATCTCTTAAAAAGTACACAGCAGACTCCTTGGGCTTTAAAACTCCCGGCAATTCTTTTCCTTGGTGTTTCACGGTAACAAATTTCATGGATTTCCTCTCCTTTTTAATTATATTGCTTTGCTTTTGCTGTTAGGCACCTTTTTTACTTCAACACTTCATACAATAACATTCCTATATTTAGTTCGCCACGCCCCCCTAAAATTCCTTTAATTTCTCTAATTCTTTATACAATTCATTTTATTCTCTAAGAAAAAAATCAAGTTTTGTGTGTTTTTCATGCATGAATTATCACCACTTTATTTATGACTCTTTGTTGTTTTGCACTATATAAAGTGGTATCATGTTAACAAACCACAAAATACAGCACGGAGGTAATTATAATGTCTGCACCTGTAAATCCCGTTAAGCAACAAAATAAATCGAAATCCAATACATCTGATTCCAAATTTGCCCAGCCAAAATCGTGGCTTCACCACCAAAAGGACCCTCTTTTTATTGCCGTAGAGGGACCCATCGGCGTGGGGAAAACCACCCTCACTAAATTATTGACCGAAAAACTCCAAGCCAGTTGTCTCAAGGAAATCATAGAAGAAAATCCTTACTTAGAGAAGTTCTATGAAAACGTTGAAGAATATGCATTTCAAACGGAAATGTTTTTCCTGTGTAATCGTATCAAGCAATTAGAAGATGCCCAGAAGAAAAAACTGGAACAGGGTGATTCTGTCGTTGCGGATTACAGTATTGTTAAAAACCTTATTTTTGCAGGACTTACCCTTCAACCTCACCATTTTGAGAAGTATAAACAAGTTTTTGAAATATTAACTAAGGATCTTCCTCAACCGGAAGTGATCATTTATTTACATGGCGACGTGGATCTGTTGATGAAACGAATCGCTCTTCGAGACCGTCCCTTCGAGCGTAACATGAGTCGGGATTATATGGAAAAACTAAGTGAAGCTTATGACCGCTACTTTTTCCATGGCGCCTCCAAGACTTTGTTTAACCATATACCCCCTGACATTATTCCCATAAACATTCGGGACCGGGATTTCATTAATCAACCGGCAGATGTTGATTTTATTATAGAAAAAGTATTAGAGACCATGAGCCAAAGGAGGAATAAACAGTGTTAACTAAACTGATTATACCAAGCAACTATAAACCGAAAAACCGCAAATCTTCCGACGGATATTTTATCACCGTAGCGGGAAATGTAGGGGCAGGAAAATCCACTTTCACCAAACTTATCGGAGAAAAGTTGAATTTCAATACCAGTTTTGAAAAAGTCGATGACAACCCCTACTTAGAGGATTTTTACCAAGATCAGGCCCGCTGGGGATTCCATCTACAGTTGTACTTTCTCAGTCAGCGCTTTCAGGACCAAAAAGCTATAGGAGAGGCCAATGAAGATCATATTCAGGATAGAAGTATTTATGAGGATGCAGAAATCTTTGCAAAATCCCTTTATGATAACGGCAAGATGAGCCAACGGGATTTTGAAACCTACTCTGAATTATTCTACGCCATGATGAATCCTTATCTCGTTCGGCCGGACCTAATGGTTTACCTTGACGGAAGTGTGGATACTATCATTGAACGGATTCATCAACGAGGGCGGGATATGGAAAAAAAAGTTCCCCGGGAGTATTGGCTCAACCTTCATAATCGATACGAAAAATGGCTGAAGGAATACAAAGAATCTCCAATATTAACCGTCAATATTAATCAGGTTGATCTCGTGGAAAATCCCGAGCAAATTGACGCCATTGCCAGGGAAATTGAATACTTGAAAAACGGAAAAATTGAAAACCTGCAACAAGTTCGATAAAGGCGTATAAAGCCCCGGATAATATACTATAAGTATACTATCCGGGGCTTTTTGTTTAATATATTCAGTTAGTTTTCATCCGCTGATTGATCAGTAAATTGCTGATGGAAAAAGGCTTTCATCGACTTTGAAGTGAACCGCCCTTCATTGAACCCGTAATCCTTTCGCATTCGAATTTGGACCTTATTCAATAGTCCCGTCAACTCCATCCGTACATTTTCATCAAAGGTAAATTTTAAACCATATTTTACTAAGTCATGTTCCAATTCTTCTTTCCATACCGGTGTTCCATAAACTCTAACGGGGGATCCTAAAAGCTCCGAATTGAACTGTAAAATCAGATCTTTCTTAAGAGGGAGGTTGATACTCGCGACAAAACATAACCCTCCGGGGCCCATATTTTTAATTAGGGATTTGGTATTCCCCACCGTAACTTTCCTTCCGTTGATTTCCAGTATGGTCATATTTGCCATAAGGTCTTGGTGAAACTCCACCCGAAAATATTTTCTTCGATCATTTTTCACCTGTACCCGGGCATTATTAGCTTTTAGCGGTCGAAGCCAACCTCTGGCAAGAATAGGTTCTACTTTTTCCACAGGAAGGGGTTTACTGTATAAATATCCCTGGCCGGATATGCAGTTCAGCCTTCGAAGGAAAATTAACTGCTCCCAATTTTCGATCCCTTCCGCCACAATTTTCATTTTCAGCTCCTTAGCCAAATTGACTATCGCTTCAAGAATTTTGTTGCTGGTATCTTTATCCGGAACTGTTTTAAGAAATTCCTGATCAATTTTAAGTATATCCACATTCATTTTATTCAGATACGTCAAAGACGAGTATCCGCTTCCAAAGTCATCAATGGCAATCTGAATTCCCATGGATTGTAAGGCTTCAATGTCTTTTTCCGTCTGCTGCCGCTGCTCAATCAATACGGATTCTGTTATTTCTATAATTAAAAAGTCCGGTTCTAGCTTATGCTTTTGTAACGTACTTACCACATCCCGAACAAAATTCCGTTGAAAAAACTCAATTCCTGAACAGTTAATGGAAACCTTTATGCTCGGATAACCCTTATTGAGCTACTTCCGATAATGGGCGCATACCTGTTCAAGAACCCATTTTCCCATAGGCACAATAAGTCCCGTGCTTTCCGCAATCGGAATAAATTCATTAGGAGGCACCAGTCCCCACTCGGGATGCTCCCAGCGAACAAGAGCCTCCAAGGCCAGGATTTTTCCGTTATGAAGATTGATAATCGGTTGAAAATGAGTTCTCAACTGCTCCTCTTTGATAGCCCGGGCTAAATCATTTCTCAGGGTAAACTTTTTAAAACTTATCATATCCAGCTTTGAAGAGTAGGCTCGATATCGATTTTTTCCTTCTTCTTTCGCCCGGCTTAGCGCCGTGTTTGCGCATTTAATCAATTCCCCGTCCCGCCGGCCGTCTTCGGGGTAGGTACTGAACCCTATGCTTACACTTACATTCAACTCATACTGGTCCGCGTAAATTTGTTTGCTGAAAAGTTCTAAAATTTCCTCCGCAACTCTCTGACCCTCTTTAACTCCCTGAACTTTCCTCACAATTAATGCAAACTGATCTCCGTAATACCTTGCCAAAAACCCCCGTTCTTTAGAAAAGTGTCGTTGCAGTAGCTCTCCGATTCTTTTAATCAACTGATCCCCCACATCGGTTCCCAGGGCATTATTGATCTGTTTGAACTCATCTACATCGATCATGAACAGGACAAATTCTTCTTCCTTCTTCCTTGCACGTAGGACTTCCTCTCCGATTTCCTGGGTAAAATAGGTTCGGTTCGGAATGCCGGTTACATCATCGAAGTTGGCAATACGATGGACTTTGTTTTGTAAATGCACCTTTGCAGTGGTATCCTGCCAGTTTAGAATAATCCCCTGGATTTTCGGATCATTCAAATGATTATTCATGGTAACCTCAAGGTATATTTCCCGCTGATCCTTTGTAATACTCTTAACGGTTCCCCTTAAAATTTTTTTCGGATTGTTCCGGCTCATCTGCACTAAGTTTTTCAGTTTTTCTTTTTCCGCCCCATCCACAAAACTCCAAATATATTTTCCGATAATTTCCTGATCCTCGAATCCCATCATTCTTACAACCCCGGAGTTAATATATTTTACAATACCGTTATCATCGATTA contains these protein-coding regions:
- a CDS encoding deoxynucleoside kinase → MSAPVNPVKQQNKSKSNTSDSKFAQPKSWLHHQKDPLFIAVEGPIGVGKTTLTKLLTEKLQASCLKEIIEENPYLEKFYENVEEYAFQTEMFFLCNRIKQLEDAQKKKLEQGDSVVADYSIVKNLIFAGLTLQPHHFEKYKQVFEILTKDLPQPEVIIYLHGDVDLLMKRIALRDRPFERNMSRDYMEKLSEAYDRYFFHGASKTLFNHIPPDIIPINIRDRDFINQPADVDFIIEKVLETMSQRRNKQC
- a CDS encoding deoxynucleoside kinase; its protein translation is MLTKLIIPSNYKPKNRKSSDGYFITVAGNVGAGKSTFTKLIGEKLNFNTSFEKVDDNPYLEDFYQDQARWGFHLQLYFLSQRFQDQKAIGEANEDHIQDRSIYEDAEIFAKSLYDNGKMSQRDFETYSELFYAMMNPYLVRPDLMVYLDGSVDTIIERIHQRGRDMEKKVPREYWLNLHNRYEKWLKEYKESPILTVNINQVDLVENPEQIDAIAREIEYLKNGKIENLQQVR
- a CDS encoding PilZ domain-containing protein, with protein sequence MEKVEPILARGWLRPLKANNARVQVKNDRRKYFRVEFHQDLMANMTILEINGRKVTVGNTKSLIKNMGPGGLCFVASINLPLKKDLILQFNSELLGSPVRVYGTPVWKEELEHDLVKYGLKFTFDENVRMELTGLLNKVQIRMRKDYGFNEGRFTSKSMKAFFHQQFTDQSADEN